The sequence AGCAATTTCAAGCCTTTTTTCAACTAAAAACTCAAGTTCATATGGAGCCTTGATGAGATTATCTCCACTCAACAACTCACTCAAAGTTCGATTTTTCTTCTTGAAATTATCTGCCATTATAATATACCAAAAAACGTAATAAAAGTTCCaaataaaaaatgcaaaaatatattaagagaAAGGATTATAAGTGGCATGAATATTCAATATTTGTTAAACTCTCTCTATTTTCTTAAGCACAAATAACCAAATGTTGATAAATAGTGACTTCTTTACTAATGCTCAATTAGTTCTGTTAAATATTAACTAAGGCATGCTCCTCATTGGTCTAACCAATCAATTTAGACCAATAAGGAGTTGACAATTGTCACACGaaaagagaaatgttaaagaTTATTGGTGTAATTATATCTCGAATTCcacacattttaatttaataacttaCGAACACAATTAGTACCCAATAGCAATACTCTTAATAAAACAACTGTTTTATGAACATTGAGCATTAAAGCCATAAAAAATCAAGATTTTTGAGTATAGAATTGCAACAAAATACATACATTAGGGTATTTATGCAACCATTTTTCCCTAAGAGGAAAATAAAAAGTTGAGgagtgaaaagaaaaaagaacctGGTTGACAGAATGGTAGATCAAAATAGCTGTATGATTCACTGACAGAGAAGCagaaattaataagaaaaggaaaaatcACCCAATCCAAACTGAAAAATCCCATACACAAGAATGAATGATTTTAGAGATTACCTGGGATTTTGATAGGGACCAACTTTATTAACATATAAAGGAACAGGATCTCCAGCTTTATAGCTGTGATTTTCAGTATCAGATCTCACTAGGCTTCCACTTCCACAACATATTAGAACacagataataataataataataataataataataagcagAAACTTCACCATTTTTTTGCTTCAGTATTCAATATAAGAACCCttcattgcaaaaaaaaaaaaaaaaggaaaatcaaaTGAGGTACAATGCAAATGAAAATGGAAGaggggagagagaaagagaaaaaggaTATAACCTTGAGATGGTGAAAATGTAAGAAAGAATCTTGATCCATGTCTGGATTTTCAGTGATGCGTTGACTTTTTGAGTGGGATTTGACTTTtattttgagagagagagagagagagagagagagagagagagagagaaagagagaagattCCAAATTTGCAGTGAGATTGAATCAAAGGAAAAGAACTGAATCAACAGAAATTGGCATTTGGCGCCATGGTGTAACAGGATAGCTAACGTTTTGGGCTTTATGGGTGGTCAATTTGGGCTTTGTCACGAGGCCCAACAATATCATTCATAGTCCATTGTTTGCGCTGTAAATACAGGCCGAACATACGATATGTAAGCATAAATAAATTAACTCAAAAATACAATACACAAGTCCAAAAAGTGAATATTAAAAACCCTATAATTTaataagggaaatttacatggtatactaacttttaccatttttttacaaaaatactgcgaggcggtatttttttacttttttactgtattttttataagtttcatactgcagtatactgtgttaagttttcactggtgttctactggtgttttactagtgttctactattgttttgagttgttctgctttgtgttttagtagtgttttataaaaacacagtatttttgaaaaaaattccgtgtgacagtatttttgtaaaagttaacccaaattccagtatttttgtaaatttccatttaataattataataatagcatatatattttcaatcataaataaattaaaataataataaaacttaaaatattataattctataattaaaattattaaaaaatataaaataatataaatgtatttaaaaaaaataataaatcaaatattatattgCATTCTTATTTACAGCAAAATATAATctagaataaaattaaaattttgtttttcttcatcttttttgaatttgttattttatttatttatttgaattggttgttcaagatacaaaataataataatttgttttattttattattagttatgtgaaaaaaaaatattttttaataaatgttaaataatttaatattaaaagtaactaataaaaaataaccgatccaatctgcAAATTTTTCGAATTTGATTGTatctaaaatatgaaatttgaaTAAAATAGTACGAATTAAATTGAATCAATACCCCGAATACCTAATACACTATCAATTTATCTCAccaaaatacataataataataattaaaaaaaaagatgtaaTACAATTATCTCATCTCATGTCATCAGCTATATCAAGTTTTTGAGTAATGAAGAGAATGGTAAATTTGGCGAAGAAAGAGATAAGAGGCTAAGAAACCAACACTACCAAACATCAAGAAAAGGGCATAGCAAATGCAAGCCATGTATCCTAAGAAGAATGAGAGTTGTAAGGAACCTGACATATCTGATCTCTTATACAATAAGTAATGTATGCAAAACCCATAAACATACAATCCAATTGATCCACCATACACAAATGACCTGAATCAAAAATGCacaaactttattattattattaacttacTAAACAAAATTGATTCTTTTCAATTCCATTTCATTTCAATACCTCTAACCAAACACAGCCTTAGCCACTACCTTTCTAAACTCAAATGCTTTCATTGTTCAGAATATATTCCcacaaattgtaaataaatcATACTTATAGTCTAGTAATTTCCCCCATCCAACCAAATAAGAATCCCTCTAAacaagaaattattttactgaaACATATAATCATTTTTATCAATGGATATAAAATAATCCTCTCAGTTCCTGCAAGAGATGAGTAgctcatgttcttatatatgacgGACAATGTTCTCTAATAATCACATTATAGGGTCCATAATTTGAACATGCCAAACAACTCTACTATAGCTAAAATTAATAACCTCAAAAGAAATTTAAGTACATACCTCCACCACCATTTGTGATCTTTAGAAACAATCTTGCAACAAATCAAGCCCACATTGATTAAAGCAGTGATGATTAGAAGAAGAATGAAGGTTACAAACAGAAACTTGTACTGAGTGTAATTCTCATAACCCCACAAGCTATAAACCACAGACGAAAGCTCAACGCAAATCGCACTAAAAGGAAATATCCCAGCCAATGCCATCTGAGGAAGATAACACATGAACCGCGGTACCTTTAGATTTTTTCGGTTGGTTTT is a genomic window of Cannabis sativa cultivar Pink pepper isolate KNU-18-1 chromosome 9, ASM2916894v1, whole genome shotgun sequence containing:
- the LOC133030802 gene encoding transmembrane 9 superfamily member 3-like, which codes for MCYLPQMALAGIFPFSAICVELSSVVYSLWGYENYTQYKFLFVTFILLLIITALINVGLICCKIVSKDHKWWWRSFVYGGSIGLYVYGFCIHYLLYKRSDMSGSLQLSFFLGYMACICYALFLMFGSVGFLASYLFLRQIYHSLHYSKT